The Mustelus asterias unplaced genomic scaffold, sMusAst1.hap1.1 HAP1_SCAFFOLD_4306, whole genome shotgun sequence DNA segment TTTGATACTCAGCCGTGAattcataatgaatgacggagcaggctggaagggccgaatggcctgctcctgcctcTAGGTTCTAGATTTCTAGGAAGAAAAGGTGTTCCTCAGGCCCCCGATGGGATGACaccggccccccacccccaccccccgtcaccgCACCCAGCAACACTGACCCCTCAGTCGGTCACTCACCTCGAGGGGGTCCGTGTGTAATCAGGATGTCCGTGTCTGAGGGGATCCGGTCCCACTTCTCCCGTAGCTGTTCCTCCTCTGTTAAGTTAAAGGCCCAGTTGCAGAATGCGGgctgcctgggagagagggagagggggagagagagagagggagaaggggagggagagagggagagagagagaggggggagagagagagagggagaaggggagggagagagggagagagagagaggggagagagggggagagagagggggagagagagagagggagaaggggagggagagagagggagaaggtgagggagagagggggggagagagagggggagagaggggggagagcggggagagagagagagggagagagaggggggagagagaggggggagagagagggagggggagtgagagggagagggagggagtgagagagggggagagagagaggggaaaggagaaaggaggggagagagagagagagggagggagagagagagaggggaaaggagagagggagaaaagggcaaaggaggggagggcgaggggagagagagagggggggagagagagagagggggagagagtgagagagggggggagagttagaggggagagagagagaggggtgagagagcgagagtggggggagagagagagggggagagagagagggggagaaagagagagaggggggagtgagtgagaggggggagtgagttagcgggggggagagagaggggggagagagggggagagagagggggggggagagaggagggagagaggagcggagagagggggggagagagggagggagagagtgagagaggggggagagagtgagagaggggggagagagagagaggggggagagagtgaggggggggagagttagagggggggagagagagagagagggaagagagagagggggagagagagagagaggaggagagagagagagagagaggggggagtgagtgagggggggagagttagcggggggagagagagggggggagagagggggagagggggagagagggggggagagagggggggagaggtgagagagggggagagagtgagagaggggggaagagtgagagaggggggagagagtgagagaggggggagagagtgagagagggggaagggggagagagagagagggggggagagagtgagaggggggagagagagagggggggagagagagagggggggagaggagaggggggaggagagagggggggagagagtgagagaggggggagaggagagagagagagagagggggaggagagagagagaggaggagagaggggggaagagagagaggggggaaggagagagggggaagagagagagggggagaggggaaaggaggggaggagaggggggagcgaggggggagaaagagagggggagagaggggagaggggagagagagtcaaCGTGAAGGGTCTCCGCCATTGTAACCCTCCCCATCTCCTGTCCCCTGAAAACATTATTCGACTGGCGAAGCCATCGCGGTGGCTGTGGTCAAACTGACCGCTCCCTCACCAAAACCGGGTCACTCACTGACTGCTCACCGGGGGGGGGTTCTGCAAACACCCcagacccccacccctcccactgccacccttcccacccccccccctcaacaacaCCCCCGACCCCATGTTTCGTCCCCCTTGTCTCTccaacaacccccccctccccaatccctcaTATGTGAACCCATCCCGGGCAAGGCATATTCAACTGTGTGAGGCGTCGCACGGCCGATCCTGAGCTCGGGAtgcctgttggggggggggatgggtgggggtggagggtaaggggggcggggagagggaccCGGAGGATGATTCGCTGACACTCCCAATCCTCGCTCTCAGGCCACTGTCCTTGTGGTcaagacatagaaactagaagcaggaatgggccatttggcccctccagcctgctctgccattcattatgaatcCCCGGCTgagtatcaaattcaatatcctgatttccccccccgttcccccccccccaatatccctcgatccctttagccccaagagcgatatctaattccttctgggaaatcacacaatgttctggcctcaactactttctgtgggggtgaattccacacattcgccaccctctgggtgaagaaatttctcctcacctcagtcctaaaagggtttaacccccttatcctcaaactctgaccccctagttctggactccccccaccatcgggaacattctttctgaatctaccctgtctaaccctgttagaattttataagtttctatgagatccccctctcactctcctaaaccccagtgaatataatcctcaccgacttagtctctcctcatatgacagacctgccatcccagaatcagcctggtaaaccttcgctgtactccctctatagcaaggacatccttcctcagataaggagaccaaaactgcccacaatactccaggtgtggcctcaccaacgccctgtacaattgcagcaaaacatccccatccctatactccaatcctctcgctatgaaggacaacataccattcaccttcttcactgcctgctgtaccctgcgcgcttactctcagcgactgatgcacgaggactccaaggtctcgctgagtatcccccCTCTCCCGATTCACACCCATtccagtaataatctgtcttcctgttattgctgCCCAAGTGGGACAACCTCACACTGATCCACATTATGCTGTATCTGCCATGCGGATACcccccacactcagcctgtccaaaccacgctgaagcatctctgcatcctcctcacagctcaccctcccacccaactttgtatcgtctgaagatttggagataatacattcggttccctcttccaaatcattaatatataatgggaacagttggggtcctggcacaggtccctgtggaaccccactagtcactgcctgccaatcagaaaaagacccatttatgccaactctttgcttcctatctgcaaaccagctttctatccatctcaagacattaactttacacagtagtctgttcttgagaccttgtcgaaagccttctgaaagtcaacaaaatgaaggagatggtcatcgactccaggaagtgtagaggagaacattcccctgtctacatcaacggggacgaagtagaaagggtcaagagagcttcaagtttctaggtgtcctgatcaccaacaacctgtcctggtccccccacgccgacactatagttaagaaagcccaccaacgcctctactttctcagaagccaaaggaaattcggcatgtccgctacgactctcaccaacttttacagatgccccatagaaagcatccttcccggatgtatcacagctcggtctggggctcctgctctgcccaagaccgcaaggaactacaaaaggtcctgaatccatcacgcaaaccagcctcccatccattgactccgtctacacttcccgctgcctcggggaaaagcagccggcataatcaaggaccccacccaacgcaccccggacattctctcttccaccttcatccgtcgggggaaaaagatacaaaagtctgaggtcacgtaccgaccgactcaagaacagcttcttccctgctgctgccgtcagacttttgaatggaccgacctcgcattaagttgatctttctctgcaccccgagctgtgactctaacactacattctgcaccctctccttcccttctctatgaacggtatgttttgtctgtacagcgcgcaagaaacaatacttttcactgtatcccgatacacgggacaataatgaatcaattcCCGGGATTATTTAGTGTGAATGacggctgatctgtgcccctcattattttatagacctctataagatcacccctcagcctcctacactccagataaaaaaaagtcccagtcgatccagcctctccttataactcaatccatcaagtcccggtagcatcccattaaatcttttctgcactctttctagtttaataatatcctttctataatagggtgaccagaactgcacacagtattccaagtgtggccttaccaatgtcttgtacaacttcaacaagacgtcccaactcctgtattcaatgttctgaccgatgaaacaagcgtgccgaatgccttcttcaccactctgtccacctgtgactccactttcaaggagctatgaacctgtaccccgagatctctttgttctgtaactagcattagactcccctacctttggggaaaagatattgactatctagctgatctgtgcccctcattattttatagacctctataagatcacccctcagcctcctatgctccagagaaaatagtcccagtctatccagcctctccttataactcaaaccatcaagtcccgaaagcacccaagtaaatcttttctgcgctctttctagtttaataatatcctgtctATAATAGGGTGTCCAGGACCGTACACTGTCGGTTTTAATGTTCCGCGCTAGCTTACTCCCACAGTCTGTTTTTTTCCCTTCTGACTCAATCCACAGGACGTACCAGGGGGACCCATAGACTTTGAACCCTTGGACCATTGCTCCTGAGTCCTGGAGGTAGGTGCAGTCTCCCAGGAGTTGGGACACTTCCTCGTCGCTCCCGATCCCCAGGTTCTCGTAATCTCCCGGTCGCATGTACATCCGATCAAAGGGAAGCTCGTGATTGCCAGCGATGACTACCTTCTGGGGGAAATGGCAGCTCCCTAGAcacaggagagggagagagagggattagtgtgtgagagagagtgtgtgtgagagagagagtgtgtgtgagagagagtgtgtgtgagagagaggtgtgtgtgtgagagagagagtgtgtgagagagagagtgtgtgagagtgagtgtgtgtgtgagagagagtgtgtgtgagagagagtgtgtgtgagagagagtgtgtgtgagagagtgtgtgagagagagagtgtgtgtgtgagagagagagtgtgtgtgagagagagagtgtgtgagagagagagtgtgtgagagagagtgtgtgtgtgagagagagtgtgtgtgagagagtgtgtgtgagagagagtgtgtgtgagagagagtgtgtgtgagagagagagtgtgtgggagagagagtgtgtgtgtgagagagtgtgtgtgtgtgagagagtgtgtgtgtgagagagagtgtgtgagagagagagtgtgtgtgtgagagagtgtgtgtgagagagagtgtgtgtgagagagtgtgtgtgtgagagagtgtgtgtgtgtgagagagtgtgtgtgtgtgagagagtgtgtgtgtgagagagtgtgtgtgtgtgtgtgagagagtgtgtgtgtgagagagtgtgtgtgagagagtgtgtgtgtgtgagagagagtgtgtgagagagagtgtgtgtgagagagagagtgtgtgtgagagagagagtgtgtgtgagagagagtgtgtgtgtgagagagagagtgtgtgagagagagagtgtgtgtgtgtgagagagagtgtgtgtgtgtgagagagagtgtgtgagagagagtgtgagagagagagagtgtgagagagagagtgtgtgtgagggagagtgtgtgtgagagagagagtgtgtgagagagagtgtgtgtgagagagagagtgtgtgtgtgagttcacAGGATAGATgaatttatagaatccctccacagccgaaggaggccattcggcccatcgggtctgcaccaaccacaatcccacccaggccccacccccgtaaacccatgtatttaccccactaatccccctgacactaagggacaatttagcatggccaatccacgctaacctacacatctttggacactaagggacaatttagcatggccaatccaccctaacctacacatctttggacacgaaggggcaatttagcatggcccaatccaccctaaccgacacatcgttggacactaaggggcaatttagcacggccaatccaccctaacctgcaca contains these protein-coding regions:
- the LOC144491048 gene encoding metallophosphoesterase domain-containing protein 1-like: MSNSTPEPKYLRMQRDAHGQGYRLEELKGGTPVGKGYVRFVCISDTHQHTAGLRLPRGDVLIHAGDFTNCGYRREIENFGRWLGSCHFPQKVVIAGNHELPFDRMYMRPGDYENLGIGSDEEVSQLLGDCTYLQDSGAMVQGFKVYGSPWQPAFCNWAFNLTEEEQLREKWDRIPSDTDILITHGPPRGE